A single region of the Brachypodium distachyon strain Bd21 chromosome 3, Brachypodium_distachyon_v3.0, whole genome shotgun sequence genome encodes:
- the LOC100821009 gene encoding soluble inorganic pyrophosphatase isoform X1 — protein MILGGTVGVVVGKEDDKMQFERRPSDRLGIRKAPVACLRLRLRLRASAATHPAAEQRPSPLAPSRLPPRASAGGKAPSSRLMLTMAGEADGNTRQTSRFPPALNERILSSMSQKHVAAHPWHDLEIGPGAPAVFNCVVEIPRGSKVKYELDKSTGLIKVDRVLYSSVVYPHNYGFIPRTLCEDNDPIDVLVLMQEQVVPGCFLRARAIGLMPMIDQGEKDDKIIAVCADDPEYRHFRDISELPKHRLQEIRRFFEDYKKNENKEVAVNDFLPAEDAIKAIKYSMDLYGSYIIEGLRK, from the exons ATGATTTTGGGTGGGACCgtgggggtggtggtgggaaAGGAAGATGATAAGATGCAATTCGAAAGGCGCCCGTCAGACAGACTTGGAATTCGAAAGGCGCCCGTCGCttgtcttcgtcttcgtcttcgtcttcgagcgagcgccgccacccatcccgctgccgagcagcgccccagccccctcgctccgtctcgtcttcctcctcgtgcgagcgcag GGGGGAAGGCTCCTTCATCTCGTCTGATGTTGA CCATGGCTGGAGAAGCTGATGGGAACACCCGACAGACATCAAGGTTCCCCCCGGCTCTGAATGAGCGTATCCTTTCCTCCATGTCTCAAAAGCACGTTGCTGCACACCCATGGCACGACCTGGAGATAG GTCCAGGAGCTCCTGCAGTTTTCAACTGT GTGGTTGAAATTCCTAGAGGCAGCAAGGTTAAGTATGAGTTGGACAAATCAACTGGTCTTATCAAG GTTGATCGTGTTCTTTACTCCTCTGTTGTTTACCCACACAATTATGGTTTCATTCCACGCACACTCTGTGAGGATAATGACCCCATAGACGTCCTTGTCCTGATGCAG GAACAAGTTGTTCCTGGATGTTTCCTGCGTGCCCGTGCTATTGGACTTATGCCTATGATTGACCAG GGTGAGAAAGATGATAAGATCATAGCTGTATGTGCTGATGACCCTGAGTACCGTCACTTTAGAGATATCAGTGAACTTCCCAAGCATCGCCTTCAGGAGATCCGTCGCTTCTTTGAAGATT ACAAGAAGAACGAAAACAAAGAGGTCGCAGTGAATGATTTCCTCCCAGCAGAAGATGCCATCAAGGCGATCAAGTACTCGAT GGATCTCTACGGTTCCTACATCATTGAGGGCTTAAGGAAGTGA
- the LOC100821009 gene encoding soluble inorganic pyrophosphatase isoform X2, translating into MAGEADGNTRQTSRFPPALNERILSSMSQKHVAAHPWHDLEIGPGAPAVFNCVVEIPRGSKVKYELDKSTGLIKVDRVLYSSVVYPHNYGFIPRTLCEDNDPIDVLVLMQEQVVPGCFLRARAIGLMPMIDQGEKDDKIIAVCADDPEYRHFRDISELPKHRLQEIRRFFEDYKKNENKEVAVNDFLPAEDAIKAIKYSMDLYGSYIIEGLRK; encoded by the exons ATGGCTGGAGAAGCTGATGGGAACACCCGACAGACATCAAGGTTCCCCCCGGCTCTGAATGAGCGTATCCTTTCCTCCATGTCTCAAAAGCACGTTGCTGCACACCCATGGCACGACCTGGAGATAG GTCCAGGAGCTCCTGCAGTTTTCAACTGT GTGGTTGAAATTCCTAGAGGCAGCAAGGTTAAGTATGAGTTGGACAAATCAACTGGTCTTATCAAG GTTGATCGTGTTCTTTACTCCTCTGTTGTTTACCCACACAATTATGGTTTCATTCCACGCACACTCTGTGAGGATAATGACCCCATAGACGTCCTTGTCCTGATGCAG GAACAAGTTGTTCCTGGATGTTTCCTGCGTGCCCGTGCTATTGGACTTATGCCTATGATTGACCAG GGTGAGAAAGATGATAAGATCATAGCTGTATGTGCTGATGACCCTGAGTACCGTCACTTTAGAGATATCAGTGAACTTCCCAAGCATCGCCTTCAGGAGATCCGTCGCTTCTTTGAAGATT ACAAGAAGAACGAAAACAAAGAGGTCGCAGTGAATGATTTCCTCCCAGCAGAAGATGCCATCAAGGCGATCAAGTACTCGAT GGATCTCTACGGTTCCTACATCATTGAGGGCTTAAGGAAGTGA